One genomic region from Curtobacterium sp. 9128 encodes:
- the nrdR gene encoding transcriptional regulator NrdR, which yields MFCPFCRHPDSRVVDSRTSDDGTSIRRRRQCPNCGRRFSTTETASLNVVKRNGVLEPFSREKIISGVRKACQGRPVTDSDLAVLAQRVEEIVRSSGASQIEANDIGLAILDPLRELDEVAYLRYASVYQAFDSLEDFESAIGQLRIDHHGEPQSTNGADA from the coding sequence TTCTGCCCCTTCTGCCGCCACCCGGACTCCCGCGTCGTCGACTCCCGCACGAGCGACGACGGCACCTCGATCCGCCGCCGCCGCCAGTGCCCGAACTGCGGGCGTCGCTTCTCCACGACGGAGACTGCATCGCTCAACGTCGTGAAGCGGAACGGGGTGCTCGAACCGTTCAGCAGGGAGAAGATCATCTCCGGCGTGCGGAAGGCCTGCCAGGGCCGCCCCGTGACGGACTCCGACCTCGCGGTGCTCGCGCAGCGGGTGGAGGAGATCGTGCGGTCCTCGGGCGCCAGCCAGATCGAGGCGAACGACATCGGCCTCGCGATCCTCGACCCGCTGCGCGAACTCGACGAGGTCGCCTACCTCCGGTACGCCAGCGTGTACCAGGCGTTCGACTCGCTCGAGGACTTCGAGTCCGCGATCGGGCAGCTCCGCATCGACCACCACGGTGAGCCGCAGTCGACGAACGGGGCCGACGCGTGA